A section of the Paenibacillus yonginensis genome encodes:
- a CDS encoding DUF927 domain-containing protein, protein MKSYERQGTPPKRKLKKKSFSFLQKSQEEYYGSNQNFKLTSDLLFIKEEKDGKVSYKPVSKYMKISQVEQAEETNDVTLTLEYSYLDKKRSIEVTRDQLHPNDIQKLSKKGVDVFYHNAKQLIQYLRIQEESAPYTTVHTHMGWQDTPNGLLYKHQKIIGENAPTSSYKGDYNLKPKGNLAGWKSIVADEVIGNVNLELALTMGFSAAVVGMLSTLKDADTLIMHICGKSTRGKTTAAQLAVSPFGRPSKTSKGLIKSWNATGNAVVSYLRNNYGVPIVLDEASMSNLKDFTSLIYTFAENREKDRMTKEGGLRDQGNWSTTIISIAEHSIFQKTNANEGLRVRVFEFANTTWTNSGENADNLKRRLLDHYGHAGIEFVRYLQSLDVEEVEERCNRWKDRCEETLPDSDFVTRVSEKFGMILATADLVNESLGLGLNLEQMMERLHEVEQEISMERNQSDKAYHFMLEQVIKNYGNFRSHDRVFTGRECWGVIKYETDHIEVAVLKHQFHRLMKEASVSDPKVVLEQWREEKRLKTEPNKFTNRRKVGTKEFRKKVGLPEGTGTRGQDVVYVLLFDRKQLKQFGIRKVLKSEEISKMQRLMLPRDVATKKRKKKDNGNFPNQITR, encoded by the coding sequence ATGAAATCGTATGAAAGACAAGGTACCCCACCGAAAAGGAAGCTCAAAAAGAAAAGCTTCTCGTTCCTTCAGAAAAGCCAAGAAGAATACTACGGCTCAAATCAAAACTTCAAGCTGACGAGCGATCTGCTCTTTATCAAAGAGGAGAAGGACGGGAAAGTCAGCTATAAACCTGTCAGCAAGTACATGAAGATTAGCCAAGTTGAACAAGCAGAAGAAACAAACGATGTCACGCTGACGCTCGAATACAGCTACTTAGATAAAAAGCGCTCCATTGAAGTGACACGCGACCAGCTGCATCCGAATGACATACAGAAGCTCAGCAAGAAAGGCGTGGACGTGTTTTACCATAACGCCAAACAGTTGATCCAGTACCTTCGCATTCAAGAGGAATCCGCACCCTATACCACGGTGCATACGCATATGGGTTGGCAGGATACGCCAAATGGGCTGCTTTACAAGCACCAAAAGATCATTGGCGAGAATGCGCCGACTTCCAGCTATAAGGGTGACTACAATTTGAAGCCCAAAGGCAATTTAGCCGGATGGAAGTCCATCGTGGCGGACGAGGTCATCGGGAATGTCAATCTGGAGCTTGCTTTGACCATGGGCTTCTCTGCTGCAGTGGTGGGGATGCTGTCCACCCTTAAGGATGCGGATACCTTGATCATGCACATCTGCGGAAAGAGCACACGTGGCAAAACAACCGCCGCCCAATTAGCGGTCTCCCCCTTCGGCCGACCAAGCAAGACCTCGAAGGGACTGATCAAAAGCTGGAACGCCACAGGCAACGCCGTGGTTTCGTACCTGAGAAACAACTACGGCGTTCCCATCGTGCTCGATGAAGCCTCCATGAGCAACCTGAAAGACTTTACTTCGCTCATCTACACCTTTGCAGAGAATCGGGAGAAGGACCGCATGACCAAAGAGGGAGGCTTGCGTGACCAAGGCAACTGGTCAACCACCATCATCTCCATCGCCGAGCATTCCATTTTCCAGAAGACCAACGCGAATGAAGGACTCCGGGTTCGGGTCTTTGAATTTGCGAATACCACATGGACCAATTCGGGCGAGAATGCAGACAATCTGAAACGGCGTTTACTCGATCACTACGGACATGCGGGAATTGAATTTGTTCGGTACCTGCAGTCGCTTGATGTCGAAGAAGTCGAAGAACGCTGTAACCGCTGGAAGGACCGATGTGAAGAAACGTTACCCGATTCAGATTTTGTCACGCGTGTCTCCGAGAAATTCGGTATGATCCTGGCGACAGCTGACCTCGTGAATGAATCGCTTGGGCTAGGCCTAAATCTGGAACAAATGATGGAACGTTTACATGAAGTGGAGCAGGAGATTTCCATGGAACGGAACCAATCGGATAAGGCCTACCATTTCATGCTTGAGCAAGTCATTAAGAACTATGGAAATTTCCGATCCCACGATCGGGTGTTTACAGGTCGAGAATGCTGGGGTGTCATTAAATACGAGACGGATCACATCGAAGTAGCGGTTCTTAAACATCAGTTTCATCGTCTGATGAAAGAAGCCAGTGTTTCTGATCCTAAAGTCGTGTTAGAGCAGTGGAGAGAAGAAAAGCGGCTAAAGACAGAGCCGAATAAGTTCACGAACCGACGAAAAGTGGGAACGAAAGAATTCAGAAAAAAAGTGGGTTTACCTGAAGGGACAGGAACCAGGGGGCAGGACGTTGTGTATGTTCTGCTTTTTGACAGAAAACAGTTGAAGCAGTTCGGCATCCGCAAAGTACTAAAAAGTGAAGAAATCTCCAAAATGCAACGTCTGATGTTACCGAGGGATGTAGCCACGAAGAAAAGGAAGAAGAAAGATAACGGGAATTTTCCGAATCAAATCACAAGATAA
- a CDS encoding tyrosine-type recombinase/integrase — protein sequence MNRVNELSLAFKRWLFEEGRAEKTIESYVGDVIAFQKYLGEKAADPGQPLSRFAFVRYKQHLVDEHFAMATINKKINSLKVYNDFLLQKGWVGESYIQLKRDQVKIAAGSEQIVEALTEEQVDTLLHFLERPKVSVRNKAMCYLLLYGGLRVSELVGIKRQDIDFLTSSLLVMGKGGKVREVSLRQDVMDLMKQYLKGERARSEHAESEYLFLSQRSPKVHQDAVRNWLSMVSRELGFKLYPHLFRHTFCTRLLKKGVDLTTVSKLAGHSTVNMTAKFYIQTTRQEKQNAVDQL from the coding sequence ATGAATCGAGTGAATGAACTTTCGCTGGCCTTTAAGCGTTGGCTCTTTGAGGAAGGAAGAGCTGAGAAAACAATCGAGTCTTACGTAGGCGATGTTATTGCGTTCCAAAAGTACCTTGGCGAGAAGGCAGCTGACCCCGGTCAGCCCCTCTCCCGCTTCGCCTTCGTCAGGTACAAGCAGCATTTGGTGGACGAGCATTTCGCCATGGCGACCATCAACAAGAAAATCAACAGCCTCAAAGTCTACAACGACTTCCTCCTCCAAAAGGGTTGGGTGGGGGAATCGTACATCCAGCTCAAGAGGGATCAGGTGAAGATCGCCGCCGGAAGCGAGCAGATCGTCGAGGCCCTGACGGAGGAGCAGGTCGACACGCTGCTGCACTTTCTGGAGCGGCCGAAGGTGAGCGTCCGGAACAAGGCCATGTGTTACCTGCTTCTGTACGGTGGGCTGAGGGTTAGCGAACTGGTCGGCATTAAAAGGCAGGACATCGACTTCCTGACTTCTTCGCTTCTGGTCATGGGCAAAGGGGGAAAGGTGAGGGAAGTCAGCTTGCGTCAGGACGTCATGGACCTCATGAAGCAGTACCTCAAGGGAGAGCGGGCCAGAAGCGAACATGCGGAAAGCGAGTATCTGTTTCTGAGCCAGCGCTCTCCCAAAGTCCACCAGGATGCCGTTCGGAATTGGCTCTCGATGGTTTCAAGAGAGCTTGGATTCAAGCTGTACCCGCATCTCTTCCGCCATACCTTCTGTACAAGATTACTGAAAAAGGGCGTAGACCTCACGACAGTAAGCAAATTGGCTGGACACTCGACCGTTAATATGACCGCCAAATTCTACATCCAAACCACGCGGCAGGAAAAGCAAAACGCCGTAGACCAACTTTAA
- a CDS encoding JAB domain-containing protein produces MDQIHSGELEAKKLPQRSNIVSVKLVKESILPYNEGSIRSPEDGYKLMKYFLADLDREAFLVVNLDTKNSPVSINVCHIGTLNATIVHPREVMKAAILSNASSIIVGHNHPSGNSSPSQEDISTTERLAEAGKIIGIELLDHIIVGNDNFVSLKTRGYI; encoded by the coding sequence TTGGATCAGATTCATTCGGGAGAACTCGAGGCAAAAAAACTGCCTCAAAGGAGCAACATCGTCAGTGTAAAACTAGTCAAGGAATCCATTCTGCCTTACAATGAAGGCTCCATTCGCTCTCCAGAAGACGGATACAAGCTGATGAAATACTTCCTTGCCGACCTTGACCGCGAGGCCTTCCTCGTCGTCAACTTGGATACCAAGAACTCCCCCGTCTCCATCAACGTCTGCCACATCGGCACCCTTAATGCCACAATCGTCCACCCCAGGGAAGTCATGAAAGCCGCAATCCTCTCCAATGCATCCTCCATCATCGTAGGACACAACCACCCCAGCGGAAACAGCTCCCCCTCTCAAGAAGACATTTCCACTACTGAAAGACTGGCGGAAGCAGGTAAGATCATCGGCATCGAGCTGCTGGATCACATCATCGTAGGTAACGATAACTTTGTCTCCTTGAAGACACGGGGATACATTTGA
- a CDS encoding Ig-like domain-containing protein → MSNTSYSSKENSLHMKVIQGGEKKVMKKILSVALSTAMAFSMFASVAFGADAATTPDQKFEALKAAGIVNGLPDGLAHLEKTLTRAELAKIITNSLGLKPVEGVYTYKDKNYGPNHWAAPFIEAVTSAKIMQGSVVNGKQFFNPNDNVTAQELAIVLTRALKLEVPTTGVDNNAAAWAKGEVQAAINAGFLEANTNWTAAATRSQAIVAAYAVWEKSQLPTVTSANVVDATHVDVTLSTGEVVKVELKTALEPNVETPIEFQDAAGNTLSTKVTYVVTTATKVDSVTATNLKEVTVTFDGTVDETSAEQVALYSVVRDITGANATTIEKATVSADKKSVVLTVAGSLLNNTAYKLSATGVKTGGTATVTAKDVKFTTADVAAPTVDKVEALGNSAVKVTFSEPVNITNKSAASNYFEIDGKVVSGTLDVNSNTVIIKSFTKLANGDHKIVTKKAIQDYAGYPVLEKTFDFTVAEDTTAPTIAGVSNVTFESATVTFSEDVDPSTVSGSNIYWLDGSQKRYADSGYEKQIDGRTFKITFSGLKKLPSYATDLYINGVKDYSGNQIATDSKTTVNAVIDTTRPEVASFTFNTNTNKSAVLKFTKAVDTSTFAAKNVVIKDSTGKVVTNIYTPSWSDSNKTLTINFSNALAAGTYTIEVTGLKDTTTLANTMLPYTGEITVGDIAQPKLVSTVKTASSFILNFDKKMAVDGEGSILNPANYYATYTVDGNTVTGQLPAGTTFETLADQKSVLIKLPANVTVSKLAVQGVRSAAGNVLSGYVADALASGIVVSDFKIADAKAIATNEVVVKLSQPAASAVASDFDVKVGGTSKAATDAWVDSSDNTLVHLKLADNTLTTGVSAVTVNAKSTGTVSQSLAGQTIVAAGTAVNVKDAIAPSVVKNSDGKIVIADAGTPAAATAGIVFDRSANTIVVNFTENVTAPSEDVAGQMFAITQSDGTKLVYGTTADYTAAISGTTVTLALNPTGPNVEGYNGIYRIALTNVSNYITDTASAVDFDGKTPIKNAVSNFDVAEDAVDNNAIVLDYQAPTANVDAASTTTSLVLNLSESATVDVTGGTQTGTAVVTPATATTQATISGITAATGETVVFTVTDAAGNVKTYTATNTATGWTLS, encoded by the coding sequence ATGAGTAACACGAGCTATTCATCTAAAGAAAACTCTTTACACATGAAAGTTATTCAAGGAGGAGAAAAAAAGGTTATGAAGAAAATTTTATCCGTAGCTCTGTCTACAGCAATGGCATTCTCCATGTTTGCTTCTGTAGCATTTGGTGCTGACGCAGCAACTACACCAGACCAAAAGTTTGAAGCTTTGAAAGCAGCAGGTATCGTTAATGGTTTGCCAGACGGCTTGGCTCATCTGGAAAAAACATTGACTCGTGCTGAACTGGCTAAAATCATCACTAACTCCCTGGGATTGAAACCAGTAGAAGGCGTCTACACTTACAAAGACAAAAACTACGGTCCTAACCACTGGGCAGCTCCATTCATCGAAGCGGTAACTAGCGCTAAAATCATGCAAGGTTCCGTAGTTAACGGCAAACAATTCTTTAACCCTAACGACAACGTAACGGCTCAAGAATTGGCAATCGTTCTGACTCGCGCCTTGAAACTTGAAGTTCCAACAACTGGCGTTGACAACAACGCAGCTGCATGGGCTAAAGGCGAAGTTCAAGCCGCAATCAACGCTGGTTTCCTTGAAGCTAACACTAACTGGACTGCAGCTGCAACTCGCTCCCAAGCAATCGTTGCTGCATATGCAGTTTGGGAGAAATCTCAGCTTCCTACAGTAACAAGTGCTAATGTAGTTGACGCAACTCACGTTGACGTTACACTTTCCACTGGCGAAGTTGTTAAAGTAGAACTGAAAACTGCGCTGGAACCTAATGTTGAAACTCCAATCGAGTTCCAAGATGCTGCAGGTAACACACTTTCTACTAAAGTAACTTATGTTGTAACAACTGCAACTAAAGTTGACAGCGTAACTGCAACTAACCTTAAAGAAGTAACAGTTACTTTTGATGGTACTGTAGATGAGACATCTGCAGAACAAGTGGCTTTGTATTCTGTAGTGAGAGACATCACTGGTGCAAATGCTACTACTATTGAAAAAGCAACTGTATCTGCCGATAAGAAATCTGTAGTTCTTACTGTTGCTGGTAGTCTGTTGAACAACACTGCATACAAATTGTCTGCTACAGGTGTTAAAACAGGCGGCACTGCTACTGTAACTGCTAAGGATGTTAAATTTACTACTGCTGACGTTGCAGCTCCTACGGTTGATAAAGTAGAAGCATTGGGTAACTCTGCTGTGAAAGTAACATTTAGCGAGCCAGTAAACATTACTAACAAATCGGCTGCAAGCAACTACTTTGAAATTGATGGTAAAGTTGTTTCTGGTACACTTGATGTGAACAGCAACACTGTAATCATCAAATCTTTCACTAAGCTTGCTAACGGTGATCACAAAATTGTTACTAAGAAAGCGATCCAAGATTACGCTGGATATCCAGTTCTTGAGAAAACTTTCGACTTCACTGTAGCTGAAGATACAACTGCACCAACGATTGCTGGTGTATCCAACGTTACTTTTGAAAGTGCAACTGTAACATTTAGTGAAGATGTAGATCCTTCTACAGTTTCTGGTTCTAACATCTACTGGTTGGATGGTAGCCAAAAACGTTATGCAGATAGCGGATATGAAAAACAAATTGATGGAAGAACATTCAAGATCACTTTCTCTGGCTTGAAGAAACTCCCATCTTATGCTACTGACCTCTACATCAATGGGGTTAAAGACTACTCTGGCAACCAAATTGCTACAGACTCCAAGACAACTGTAAATGCAGTTATTGATACAACTCGTCCGGAAGTAGCAAGCTTCACATTTAATACTAACACTAACAAGAGTGCTGTATTGAAATTTACTAAAGCTGTTGATACATCCACATTTGCAGCTAAAAATGTAGTAATCAAAGACAGCACTGGTAAAGTTGTGACTAATATCTATACTCCAAGCTGGTCCGATTCCAACAAAACGTTGACTATTAACTTCTCCAACGCTTTGGCTGCTGGTACTTACACCATCGAAGTGACTGGTCTGAAAGACACTACAACTTTGGCTAACACAATGTTGCCTTACACTGGCGAAATCACAGTAGGGGATATTGCACAACCTAAGTTGGTTTCTACAGTAAAAACGGCATCTTCCTTCATTTTGAACTTTGATAAGAAAATGGCGGTTGATGGCGAAGGTTCCATTTTGAACCCAGCTAACTACTATGCTACTTACACTGTTGACGGAAACACAGTTACAGGTCAATTGCCTGCAGGAACTACTTTTGAAACACTTGCTGATCAAAAGAGTGTACTGATCAAATTGCCTGCTAATGTTACAGTTAGCAAACTGGCTGTTCAAGGTGTAAGATCTGCAGCTGGTAATGTTTTGAGTGGATATGTTGCTGATGCATTGGCATCTGGCATCGTAGTTAGTGATTTCAAAATTGCTGACGCAAAAGCAATTGCAACCAATGAGGTCGTTGTGAAATTGTCTCAGCCGGCTGCTTCTGCTGTGGCTAGTGACTTCGATGTAAAAGTTGGTGGCACTTCTAAAGCCGCAACTGATGCATGGGTTGACTCTTCTGATAATACTCTTGTACACCTGAAATTGGCTGACAATACTTTAACAACTGGAGTTTCCGCTGTTACTGTTAATGCTAAGAGCACTGGTACTGTTTCACAATCTCTAGCTGGTCAAACTATTGTTGCAGCTGGTACAGCAGTTAATGTTAAGGATGCAATTGCTCCTAGCGTTGTGAAAAATAGCGATGGAAAAATTGTTATTGCTGATGCAGGTACTCCTGCCGCTGCTACAGCAGGTATCGTATTTGATAGAAGTGCTAATACAATCGTTGTGAACTTCACAGAGAATGTTACTGCTCCATCTGAGGATGTTGCTGGTCAAATGTTCGCAATTACTCAATCCGATGGTACTAAGCTTGTATACGGTACTACCGCTGATTACACTGCTGCAATTTCTGGAACAACTGTAACTTTGGCTTTGAATCCAACTGGTCCAAATGTAGAAGGTTACAACGGCATTTATCGTATTGCTTTGACAAATGTATCGAATTACATTACAGATACAGCATCTGCTGTTGACTTTGATGGTAAAACACCAATCAAAAATGCTGTAAGTAACTTTGATGTGGCTGAAGATGCAGTTGACAATAACGCTATTGTTCTTGATTATCAAGCTCCAACTGCAAATGTAGATGCTGCTTCGACTACAACTAGCTTGGTATTGAATCTATCTGAGTCTGCTACTGTAGATGTAACTGGTGGAACTCAAACTGGTACGGCTGTTGTTACTCCAGCTACTGCAACAACTCAAGCAACAATCAGTGGTATTACTGCAGCTACTGGTGAAACTGTAGTATTCACTGTAACTGATGCTGCTGGTAACGTTAAAACTTACACAGCAACAAATACCGCTACTGGTTGGACATTATCTTAA
- a CDS encoding S-layer homology domain-containing protein, which translates to MTLIPSGLPRAVQADVISTRYFSPDVLDIRKTVGLSMEYTAVEAQQIKRENVYTTSQPTLTIEGSFTSVTGSSLSVVVQQITPVTNAKGQVSWQPDPSHYSNGAVSVDPSATSGQRFIANNLQLYPGYNQITFSGVQGGLTRSESFYVLFDKVPYLQSLLVAGGGGASTPLNEGTPVVVTEQPIALQGVAQNATKVTVGVNGGTAYDASLDRTSGNFFSSGLPLNPGANELTIIISSDNDSVTFKRTVYLYDSTAPYTGFYVLAGDAKNEPFSLQNNQPKIVKPADLAATGTSLIAQVLIPYDAFTGDFQHNVSIYLNGDYTKDLNANHNIPLLKVNPFDTSGKLLDNPAGTEVRVPGPDGVTPKYRLATFKIDNVPVSTANGGLNNVRVEVQYGSGSTLVNPEARGSFYYLPGQNQINQIYYLPKYDPTKNNGDLTGVSKEPLNGANVNSSDFYIMVESTEDRNPADKLVGQYLPLGTRTVTVTDPVAVTGSSNQIIYKVSGFASGTQKVRLNYDSNTSDYKDVTITFVSKASISISNLQNGQNISINSKSTSDTIIPVSGQYLGFPNISSAQYFVNGISDENLETEYGDEPDTSYELGVPASTSFNLKLKVSNNGPLVYGENNIVFTGVYLDSQGNSTTVKTTLTIYITDTNGSTIEQFHPNVRPDNVAFPTDLATADPTVINQILNYSTEFTYNATADKYTTSQTKYDLVARGGGVSVLNFYRGSERLFTLNFNNTQTTTGTFKMDGVDYTYELAGNEDDFILRVDDLKFDVPGSQFYTLELVNDTGARTTKKVEIERVVEPYRIISPVATSGDQIVVNKNFVHIDIEAAGATRVLIGKDEATPRTDMKDRFIYDYVGLKPDKLNTIKIQIERTGGNLTGSLSVYYTTTVGVNSEYMAEKVSNKYTVFNKGLTLSFPKATVLETIATGTDVTKYYPNNKILFGIADPIDGAVGRKDDYGNTIGRQPTEVSGQPAINIPAVVSQNFSTTAATGNFSLVSPIYWVNGGLADYQDQPVLNGLAPYSVEGTFTLFSKPRKLVPSQRGELTIAYDPNIVDDAGTTITVFRYTDNGIWQNIGGEVDTKAHTVTVPFDEFGYYKVMKLRMGYPDITNHGWARNILNALYAKGIMANLRTDAFGTDDQTTRGEFASLLVKGLNLPINSDTSLTPKSFSDVSPGITTATWSYDYIETAARAGIITGQTDGFFGPDQPITREQAAVMIARALNLKLALNDSKLSATLDKSFVDSGNMDNYAKPAIQAVSKAKIMEGSAVTVPGQKKAQFSFNPKGYMSRAEAGKIAVELLKKSTSMFPKTFN; encoded by the coding sequence TTGACTTTAATTCCTAGCGGGCTTCCAAGAGCCGTTCAAGCTGACGTCATATCGACCCGTTATTTCAGTCCGGACGTTCTGGATATCCGGAAGACGGTTGGACTGAGCATGGAGTATACAGCAGTGGAAGCTCAGCAAATCAAACGTGAAAATGTCTATACGACTTCGCAACCTACGCTGACTATTGAAGGTTCTTTCACTAGTGTAACTGGAAGCAGCTTGTCAGTTGTTGTCCAGCAAATTACACCGGTTACAAATGCGAAAGGGCAGGTCAGCTGGCAGCCAGATCCGTCTCACTACAGCAATGGAGCGGTAAGTGTCGATCCGAGCGCTACAAGCGGCCAACGTTTTATTGCCAATAATCTGCAGTTATACCCTGGTTATAACCAGATTACATTCTCAGGAGTACAAGGCGGATTAACACGTTCAGAGTCTTTTTACGTCCTGTTTGACAAGGTTCCTTATCTGCAAAGCCTGCTTGTAGCGGGCGGCGGGGGAGCTTCTACGCCGCTGAATGAAGGTACGCCGGTTGTAGTAACCGAGCAGCCAATCGCCCTTCAGGGTGTAGCCCAGAATGCAACTAAAGTGACTGTTGGCGTTAACGGGGGTACAGCCTATGATGCCTCTCTGGACCGGACGTCGGGGAACTTCTTCAGTTCGGGTCTGCCTCTTAATCCGGGAGCAAATGAGTTAACGATCATTATTAGCAGTGATAACGATTCCGTGACCTTTAAGAGAACGGTTTATCTGTATGATTCTACTGCGCCGTATACAGGATTTTATGTTCTGGCAGGTGATGCTAAGAACGAGCCTTTCAGCTTACAGAACAACCAGCCAAAGATCGTGAAGCCTGCCGACTTGGCTGCGACGGGAACTTCCCTGATCGCTCAGGTGCTGATCCCTTATGATGCCTTCACTGGAGATTTCCAGCATAATGTATCCATCTATTTGAATGGCGACTATACCAAAGATTTGAATGCCAATCATAACATTCCTCTTCTTAAGGTGAATCCGTTTGATACCTCAGGCAAACTTCTTGATAACCCTGCAGGCACGGAAGTTCGGGTGCCGGGACCGGACGGGGTAACGCCAAAGTATCGGCTGGCTACTTTCAAGATTGACAATGTGCCTGTATCAACAGCTAACGGCGGGTTGAACAATGTTAGAGTAGAAGTGCAATATGGTTCCGGATCAACCTTGGTAAACCCAGAGGCTCGGGGAAGCTTCTATTACCTGCCGGGTCAGAACCAAATTAACCAAATCTATTATTTGCCGAAATATGACCCTACCAAAAACAATGGGGATCTTACTGGCGTTTCTAAGGAGCCGCTCAACGGTGCCAACGTGAACTCCAGCGATTTCTATATTATGGTTGAATCAACAGAGGACAGAAACCCGGCTGACAAACTCGTCGGACAATATTTGCCGCTTGGAACAAGAACGGTAACGGTGACTGATCCGGTAGCTGTTACAGGCAGCTCTAATCAAATTATTTATAAGGTAAGCGGATTTGCGAGCGGTACGCAAAAGGTAAGACTCAATTATGATTCCAATACATCTGATTACAAAGACGTAACGATTACTTTTGTATCCAAAGCGTCTATTTCGATCAGCAATCTGCAAAATGGGCAAAACATCAGCATCAATTCCAAGTCGACAAGCGACACTATTATTCCGGTATCCGGACAATATTTGGGATTTCCAAATATCAGCAGCGCTCAATATTTTGTTAACGGAATCAGCGATGAGAATCTTGAAACTGAGTATGGGGACGAACCGGACACCAGCTATGAACTTGGAGTTCCGGCATCAACAAGCTTCAATTTGAAGCTTAAAGTCAGCAACAATGGCCCGCTTGTGTATGGCGAAAATAACATTGTATTTACAGGCGTTTACCTGGACAGCCAAGGCAATTCGACTACTGTAAAAACTACTTTAACAATCTACATTACAGATACAAATGGATCTACAATCGAGCAGTTCCATCCGAATGTAAGACCGGATAACGTGGCTTTCCCTACGGACTTGGCCACAGCGGATCCAACCGTAATTAATCAAATCCTGAATTATTCGACTGAGTTTACTTATAATGCAACAGCAGATAAGTACACAACAAGCCAAACGAAATATGATTTGGTGGCCCGCGGCGGCGGTGTCAGTGTCTTGAATTTCTATCGGGGTTCTGAACGGTTGTTCACATTGAATTTTAATAACACCCAAACGACTACTGGAACCTTTAAGATGGATGGTGTAGATTATACCTATGAACTGGCCGGCAACGAAGACGACTTCATCCTTCGTGTTGATGACTTGAAGTTTGATGTTCCGGGCAGCCAGTTCTACACACTGGAGTTGGTCAACGATACAGGAGCACGTACAACGAAAAAGGTTGAAATCGAACGGGTAGTTGAACCTTATCGAATTATTTCACCAGTGGCTACCTCCGGGGATCAAATTGTAGTAAACAAAAACTTTGTTCATATTGATATTGAAGCTGCCGGTGCTACCCGAGTTCTGATTGGCAAAGATGAAGCTACTCCAAGAACGGATATGAAAGACCGTTTCATTTATGATTATGTAGGGCTTAAACCAGATAAGCTTAATACAATCAAAATTCAGATCGAACGCACAGGCGGCAATCTGACAGGTAGTCTTTCGGTGTATTATACGACTACTGTGGGCGTTAATAGCGAATATATGGCCGAGAAAGTAAGCAACAAATATACGGTATTCAACAAGGGATTAACCCTATCGTTCCCTAAAGCAACTGTGCTGGAGACGATCGCAACAGGTACGGACGTAACCAAATATTATCCGAACAATAAAATTTTGTTCGGAATTGCAGATCCGATTGACGGAGCTGTTGGACGTAAAGACGACTACGGCAATACGATTGGACGTCAGCCAACCGAAGTGAGCGGTCAGCCTGCCATCAATATTCCTGCTGTTGTTTCTCAAAACTTCTCGACCACGGCTGCGACAGGAAACTTCTCGCTGGTGTCTCCGATTTACTGGGTGAACGGAGGTCTTGCCGACTACCAGGATCAGCCGGTATTAAATGGTCTTGCTCCTTATTCGGTTGAAGGTACCTTTACGCTGTTCAGTAAACCAAGAAAGCTTGTTCCTTCGCAGCGAGGGGAATTAACCATTGCTTATGACCCTAATATCGTTGACGACGCCGGAACAACGATCACCGTCTTCCGTTACACAGACAACGGAATTTGGCAGAACATTGGCGGCGAAGTCGATACGAAAGCCCATACGGTAACCGTACCATTCGACGAATTCGGTTATTATAAAGTCATGAAGCTTCGGATGGGATATCCGGATATTACGAACCACGGTTGGGCGCGGAATATCCTGAATGCATTGTACGCGAAAGGCATTATGGCTAACCTCCGTACAGATGCATTTGGCACAGATGACCAAACCACTCGCGGAGAATTCGCCTCCCTGCTGGTTAAAGGACTTAACTTGCCGATCAACTCGGATACTTCTTTAACACCAAAATCGTTCAGTGACGTTTCACCAGGAATCACGACGGCTACCTGGAGCTACGATTACATCGAGACTGCTGCAAGAGCAGGCATTATTACCGGTCAAACAGATGGTTTCTTTGGCCCGGATCAGCCGATTACCCGAGAGCAGGCAGCGGTGATGATTGCAAGAGCGCTGAATCTGAAGCTTGCTTTGAATGACAGCAAACTCAGTGCAACTTTGGATAAATCGTTTGTAGACTCCGGCAACATGGACAACTACGCGAAGCCGGCCATTCAAGCTGTGTCGAAGGCCAAGATTATGGAAGGCAGCGCGGTGACTGTCCCTGGACAGAAGAAAGCACAGTTCAGTTTCAATCCTAAGGGTTACATGTCTAGAGCAGAAGCGGGCAAAATAGCTGTCGAACTGCTTAAGAAGAGCACCAGCATGTTCCCTAAGACCTTTAATTAA